In Sparus aurata chromosome 5, fSpaAur1.1, whole genome shotgun sequence, the genomic window AGAAACTCTGCCAATCGACAACACCTGCTCACTTCCTTCTCCCTCCACCCAAAGTTTACAGAAcataagaacaaaacaaaaatgaccaaaaataaaacacagtacTTTACCATTGTCATGATTTGGGGTCGAGTCTCACAGCTCAAGTCATGAGGAAATGTCTTTGTTTCGGTTCTTGAATGCAAATGGTTTTGAAGATTGAGGGTGAGCGATACAGTGAGAATGTGAAGAGCAGCTCTAACTGgtctcatttgcatttcctacctGTGTCACACAGACAGCCTGACCTGCTGCTGCAATGAGCTGCAGCCACTGCACAGAGCCAACATGGCTCCAAATTCCCCTTAGTGACACCTGCTAATGACCATAAAACCAACTGAATTTGAACGTTTGTGCTGTAACTGTAACCATCTCCTTTGTATTTTATCTGCGATCAGAAGTGAAATTAATCATTAACTTCTGAAACACATGCAGGCCAACAACTTAAAAAGTTGTGATTAAGTAGAAAGAATCCACAAATTGCTTTCTGACACATCACACTTTTAAAACTGTGTGCACCTCACTCAGTTCTCAGTTTATTAGATACATCTACGTATACTTCAACGGCACCGCAGGCTACATCCTCCAAACGCATCATACAGTTTAATCAGCACCTCTCTGAAACAGTTTCAACCAAAACTCAGCATTATAACCTCCACAGGGGTAGAATTGATTGCAGGACTGTTGTGTTTGGCTGCAGCATTTCTTTTAGTTATGTGTACCTAAACTGACAGCTGTTAGTTTTAATGAAATacaatatgttttctttttggaaaCAAGTCACTCCATTATTCATCACTGGATTATGTTGCAAGGCTGAATTATTTGTGAAGATATCAGTTATGTTTCAGTCAGAGGTTTTAAGATATCGATTTTTAAGAAATCACAACATTTGGCGCGTAGTTCAAGTTAAAGTTTTTCAtaaattaaagtttgtttaCAGCTCTTGGAGAATACAATTGCAGATGTGGAAAAAGTAGcataaagtcttttgtggctccggaGGAACTTGcatttaatctgataaattgcctccagggATGTCACTCAGGCTGAGTAGCACTGTGGGATTGAAGAGCAGTCGACTGGTAGATTACTTTAACACTGTTCAACTCATTATGGACAAGTTTAAAACAATTGATCAAAATAAATACAGCTGAACCAGAGATGtcgccttttttattccacacattcttcttcctttccaaaacctggtgcctacatttcccacagtGCAGTTTAGGGGGGAACGTCATTGgaggcaattcatcagattacatgcagcgtCCTCTGGAGCCCCAAAAGGCTACAAAAGGCTATTTGATACAGATGCAGAAGTACCTCTAAAGACTCCAAATcacactttaatatgtaaaattggTAGAGTGACCCTTTAACACTGGATCATTAGACAACATACTATATATTCAAATGGGAATTTGAGTTGGTGAGGTTAAAGGAGCTTTAAAGGAACCTCAACTGGTTCAGTACAACCTGGATTATTTTAAAGAGAGTGTAAACTgtaatctaaatctaaatgctgtAAATTCTTTTAACATTTCCTCACAGTTTTATGATCGAATGCAGTTTCCTGGTCTTATTTTACAtggaatgaaacaaaaatgttataacgataaaaacaacattaactcGACTGATATGAAGAAAGTTTGTCACAGGTTTTCCAGCTCAGAGTTTAAACTAGTCACGATTGAGGAATGTGCTTGACCAAACTTAATTTCAATCAGCGGCTGACAAACTCAGCCTTTTTTAAACTCAGTGATCCCTCAGCTGCTGGATTTAATGAATTTGTCAGTGGTTTATTAAAGAGGCCACAACAAGGTCGAAAGCATGAAGCATACAAATAATTATTCCAAAGAGTATTTATTGACAAAGGAGTATGCTGCTAGATGTGGTTACAATGACGGTGACAATAAATTATTtaactacacacacagccacagtacaaaacaatataaaatacacataaatattaatttagtacaaaacatctaaaacatcGAGTCACAGAACGTGAGTTAGTTAACGAGACGAGCTTTGCAGTCAAAAAGCAGTTTAGTGGACAGAAGCCctctcagtcatttttcaatatAAAATCAATATTCAGACAATTTATATGTTATATACACGCTGGGCTCAACCCAGGTGTCTGCTGGAGAAGTGCTCTGGAGGTTTTTGGCCTTCCTCTATTGTGAAGCTTAAGAAACAGGACACAGGTTTGTTAAAGGGAGTGAGTATCTCAGAGTTCCCTGCTGTCAGGGAGTGAAAACTGCCAAAACTAGCAGGATCTGAACCAGCAGACAGGTTTTGTGTTTTAGATGAAGGTCTGGAACCCCTCAATCCCCAAAAGTGAGCAAATACAGAACATGTTGTATTAAAACTTGTTTAGgtcaacacaacatcacatctAGAAGATGATTCTGCAACAAAATCTTGGCACATGAAAATGCCAGCATTCATATGTGACTTCCTGTAACTGTGCAAAGTAAATGCTTATGTTGAGTGCTACTGACCTGAAGTCCGCCACTGAGACTTCTTCAATTAAAGAGCTAAAGCCAGAATAGACAGAGCAGAGGAACATACTGAACCTCCAGTTTGTTTGGATGCAAAATTGAGAAAaggctttgaaaaaaaataggttgtggaaaaaacaaaaaatgtataatcaagCTCAACATGGCccaagaggaggaaaaggtgctggttctgtgtttttgtccatAAAAAAAGGTTCACATTCAGCACAGTAAGGAAAAGAAAACTCGAGCTACGTCGAGAATGAAAACTCATGATTGAGTTTCTCTTATGTGCGAGTCTGTACGAGTGGTCCCGCTGGTTTAAAACCTCCATCGGTTTAGATCAACAGATGAACAGAATCGTCAGAGTTCTGTGGATCTTTCTATCTTCTCACCGATACGCAAATCTGTGTTCGCTGTTTCACCCACTGTGTCTGTGGGGATGGTCGTCTGACAACATCTTCCTTGCAGTCTCTGCTTTAGACTGGGCTCGCCTTAATTTTGCCATCGATCCAGTCGATGTAATGGGGGACACGGGTGTAGACCCCAGGCTTGTCCTTCTGACCGCACCCATCGCCCCAGCTGATCACGCCCATCAGAGTCATCTGGTCCTTGTTTTTGCAGACAAGCGGACCACCAGAGTCTCCCTGTTGGTGGAGTGAAAAGATTAGATTGAGTGTTGTTATCAGCAAGTGTCAATCTCTGTTTTTAAGAGAATTCTAAGGACTGAAGACACATTTGTAGTCTGTTGTCAGGCGGAATTTGGTGGCTCAtgtctatgagtgagtacaatttgaagtagatccaaataaaaatccagatttCAATAACACTGAAATATTGGATCTACTTcaaattgtaaaaataaaacatattgtgttttattttttagtgaATTGGACTTGATTGAATAAACAGGGACTGTTGggtcttggcggaggtatgcactctactcaGTGTCATTCTAGTCCTTGAATGTTCTTTCTGAACAGCACTTTGGTCatcttaaagagacagttcaccccaaaggCTTGTGCTTGTGACAGCACAGGATGTGAAGATTATAGGCGTTCTCTTGGACTGTCCCTCTAAGCTCTGTTCAAACGTTaaaacttgacttgacttgaaaatCACTTGTTCTCACCTTGCAGGCATCGTCCAGTCCTCGGGTGTCACCTGCACACAGCATGTTTGAGGTAACTGGGCGTCCTGACAGCACATCTGGGATGCAGCGCTCTCTGGGCCACAGGCGAACATAACCTCTCTTAACACGCTCGGAGTACTCTGCAGAAACTGTGAAGAGAGTGTTTAAATTAGTACTTTGACGCTcacactgccctctgctggtcagTGAAGTTAGTGTCACCAACTTGTGAGATGCATAAAATGCAACAGCAGCCATGCAAAATAAGGAGATGCCAGGAATTGAGGAGGGATTTGGGCTTACATTCAGAGTTTTTTCCGTAGCCTGAGATCTCACACTCGGTCCAGTCGGGCAGCACCAGCCCACGTTCAGGCAGACACGCAGGAAAAACCTCCGGAGAGTTTATGGCACAGATGCCAATGTCCGTCTTTAGCTTCAAAAGGGCTGCAAGTGGAAAGTGACCAGAGGAAAGTCAGGGTAATGCACTGTGAATATGTGGGATGGAGGCTGAGGGACGATTAAAAGTTTTAACAAGCTTCTGCTGCCCACTAAAGGTTCCATATCTTCACCGCTGGGGGAAAACATGGCTGCCAAAGTGTCGCATTTAAATTTCATAATTCACTTTAATGAAGCATTGTGTCATCTGGGGGCAACATTTTGACATCTGTGTTTcaaaatactgtttttctttaGTTTATAAAAAACAGGACATTATGATGTGCCTAGTTTTTAGTAACAGAGATTTatataaaatgacagaaatgactGTCTCTTGAAATTCTCACTCACCGATGTCATTGTCAAATGTTTCGTTGTTAAATTTCTCATGGATCCAGTACTTCTCAACCTTGAAAATTTGCTCGCTGCTCGAATTCTGTTTGCGAAACGTTCTTCCCAAAATCACTTCCAATTTTTCGACCTTAGcgctgaaaaaagaaaacggaTTGTGTTTGTATGCTGCATGTTGAATGGTGTATtttctgagtctgtgtgaaggaTGCTGGTCATTCTTACTTGTCCTCGAAGCAGTGCGCCGCAGACAGGACCCAACAGGAGTCAATTAGGACGCCTCCACATCGGTGAAAGTGTTTCTTGAGACGGGACTGGTACACATTAATGACCGCCTGCCACGGCTGCTCTGTAATGTCGCTCTCTCTGCCCCCGAACATGCGGAATGCCGGCCGATTCAGGGTGTTGTCTAACCGCTGGCCACATGTTGCTGCAGGGAGGACAGGATGGTTAAACAATTGGTGACGGTTAGTCAAACGCCAAACACAGGTGAGGAAATGGAAATGGTGGTTTTCACAGAATGTGCAGACATCCTACCTCTGTTATTGGTGGTTGGAGCACGTGGGCCCAAAGTGGTGATGATGGACGGACGTCTCgctaaaaaaagagacaggaggTGTGAGCAGTCTGATAGCACATAGACACGATCTTACTTCAATGCTCCAAACTATGATTATGAACTCACGGCATCGAGGTATGTCACACAGCTCCCAGGTCAGCTGCATGTTCTTATAGGTGTGACACCATGGGCCTTCATCACCATCCGGATTCCTGTTAGATAGGAAGGACGACAATGAAAACCTGAGTTATCCTGATCattctgcatgtttgtgttatCGTAATGTGTGTACTGGCGTGTCTACCTGCAGAAGCTGTGGCTGCCCAGCCCCTGCTCCAATGCATCAGATCTCCAAGCGTTGTAGAGTTTGCGCTTAAGAACAGGGGTGTCCCAAGGGAGACAGCGAGAGCCGCTCTTGGTGACAGATTTCGTGCCTCTGTAAGACTGACCGGAGGCCTGCGCGCATTCTTGGTTCTTATCTGTTCAAACGCAACAAAAGTGTTaaagcatttaaatgtttaattgtcAGAATTTTAACTtccagcttttattttttaaagccGTACCTTTAGGACATTTGGGCAGGTTACAGAATTCCCAGACGATCTGAGTGCCTCTATAGATGTAACACCAAGGAGTGTTGTCATTGTCAGGGTTCCTgaggtggtaaaaaaaaaaaggcagggaCAATGAGTAAACATGTTCATGGCTCAAATAACAGATTTGATTTATATACATCCCAACAAGGTTCTTTGCATGATTACACAGATTGTGACATCATCAAATTGTtcaattttgcatctttttttgttttgttttttgtctgctAAGTCACTAATTCACCTGTCAATCCAGACGCTAGCACCATTTTAATTCCCGCTATATTTACACACAAGTCTATTTCTACCTACTCTCTGTCAGATCGTCTTTTAGGCCTTCTTACTCATGGTGTTTGAgactttttgccttttttcctgGACCCTTGCTTGCTTTTTTACACTCCTTGGACTTAGTCAACCCGTTTCCGTTTCCTCCATGTTTGACCCAGTAAACGTTTCAACCTTCCTGTCTCGTCTGTGAGTCATGCTTTTGGCAAACCGAGCCATTACAAAGAAGGTACACTAGTTTGTTGCTGGACTCGCAGggtatgaggaaaatctgcaaTATGGGATCTACAATATAACTTCTTGTCACAATCAAAATATTGATGTACCCATATCATTAGCTCTTCTGCAGCTGCAACCAAATTGTGTGAGGATAGCTGCAGGCATCGGACTGGCCAAATGGTGCGAGACCATGGCCCATGTATCCAGGGCTCCATctgtcaaatgttttcatggtgAGTCTGAGCGAGTGTTTATTCCTTCACATGCTCCACCACTAAACACATTACTCTGCTCACATACCTGCAGAAGTTGTGATTGCCCAGTCCAAGACTGCTGGCGTCCACTTTCCGTGCCGTGAACCTCCTTCCTCTCAGAGACGTGGAGTTCCAGTTGATGCACTCTGCTCCTGAATTGCTGATACTCCACGTGCCGCGGTAGCCTTCGCCTTGCCCGACAACGCATTGCTCATTGGTGTCTGTTGGACAAACAGATATTGTGTCACTCAAGTATATATGAGACTGATATCACTCTAATAACTGAACAAATTCACTCATTCTGACAAAATAAAGCATGTTTATTGGATTTGGAAAAACTTAGGCCATTCCAAAATAATTGGATAAATTCTGAAAACATTGTTATTTCTTATATGagacattaaacatttatatagTATTTTTCCAATTAGTGGTTTCTAAGAATGGCCAAACATGAACTATAATGATTGTAAATACAATCAGATTTATTGAGTCTGGCCGTTGTAAGtcatagatagaattactttaatgatcccagactcaTTACTCTCTCGCTGAAATCGCTTGGCTGTGACCACTGAGGGTTTGCATAATTATCCCACTGAGCGGGCGGGTGTCCCGAAAGACTCGAAAAAGGCAGCcgcagaaacaaaaacattcatacTCCAGAACGTCTTTCCATGGTTTATGATCCTCTTTTCTTCTGTCCAAACCACAGACCCATGACACCTCCTGTTTGAGTCACACGGTCAGACTGTGACTTTATCTAGAGTCATTAGCTGACAAAACCAGAGTTATTGTTGCTATAAACTGGCAACAGACTGCTTCAATGTATCATTATGAAGggaatgttgattgcacaatatAATGGCTATGGAATAATGAAATCATCTGCGTTTACACTGGTTCCCAATAAACGCTTTCAGTGTACGATTTCATCTGCCACCGGGCATGTGGTCACCCAGGAAAAGGAAAATTCACTGGTGATCAATTTCTATTAGAGACTGAAATAGCTGAGGGGGGAAATTGTCTGTTGCCACTTTCAGGTAAATGCTAAGGTAAAGTCCTATCCTATCTCAGGGATCAGACTAAATGAGATGTTGATAATTCGAGAAAAAAGATGGCAGGTTAATGGAAAATTGTCATACACTGGATTAAAttcacagtatgtaatttctgctacTAAGGGtctcaatcaaaacaagagATGTAGTTTGAAGATGTTGTGAAATAGTGTGGGAGGAGTTGTTTCCCGTTGCTAAACAGCCACCATTGTCGATTAAATCTATCTGAGCTGACTCAGGTTCACAGACAAGTAAAGTTCTCAAGTTGTATGTTATGTTTATCCGTGTGCACAActtccttcccctctctctgacATCTTATCTGGTGTTTACCCAGAAGTTATAGCGACAGGGGACCAAATGAAAGGCACCGTTATGATGTTCTTTCTAGGTTCAATCATAATtggaaacaacacaacaaaattcAAACTAAATGTCtggtttttagacattttggcGTGGAAAAGGTCCATGttatatttttaaagaatttgtTGAATACTTACTGATCTCACACTGAGACCCACTGAAGCCGGGGGGACACTGACAGATGTAGTCTGAAGTGTACACCGCCTCCTTACAGGTCCCTCCGTTATAGCACTGAGACACGTAGCAGTCTGGGAGGGGTAGACAGAGAGACGGTTAGTAAGTCATTCGTCATTCAGCTCTAATCCAGCGCACAAACAACCTGAATGTGACTGATTGGCCACGACCACTTGCATACACAGATAATCCAATCTGTGGGTTTGGCCTGATGTGTCACGTTTGACCTACAAACACTGAGTAGTATGCAGACGTCTTCCTACGTTCTAGATATATATACTTACATACTCCCTAGCTACACTTTTAAAATATCATGTTCCACCAAGGGTTTCTTTTTGGAGCAGAAACTGGTTTTAAGCCATCACCAGTCTGGTTTGTCATTTATTATTTCAACATTTCCTAAAGGCTGGCGTTCAGAATAACAGCACCCCACTCGTACCCAGTGTTATGAGCTCACGCAGACCAAAAATGTGGTTGTAATTTGTCTGAGGGAGGAGCAGTCGTGCTTCACAGGATTCGTCAATGGGGGTGAAAGTGCGCACGAGGGCTCCTCTGGCAGGGGTATTTCAAACAATCTGAGACTAAACTACGCCTgtttcaaaaacacagaaacccAGCGGCTCTTCATTTGGATGCACTGAAATAACAGGGATGTTGGACACATGAGCGAGGCAAGCCAACAGAAAATAATCATCTGAGGTTGTGAGAGCAAGTTAGAGGTAAAAATGAAGTCATCGGGAAAGACAGAGAGGTCAGTAAGGGCAGGCAAGCAGACTCATGgacaaatgaacaaacagatgattatattttaaaggagacatgtttttctttcctgaAAGGTTTTATATATCAGTTTTGTGAATGTTACAGATCTTTATAGTTAAAAAGGTCTAAATCAGcaacaacagaagctcctccctcccacagaaaacactcctCCTGAAACGCCTTGTCAGTTGTCCCGCCTTTAATTGTGTGACGTTGTGACATCGCACTACATCAACATGTTACACATtcgcataatttatgcctagtaGCTAGTTTGGCACATGATAATTAATGTAgcgcagctgctctgttgtttttggTGGTGCTGACTCTGGTGTgtgcgagctgaccaatcagagcagactgggtgttCAGGAGGGGggttttaaagagacaggagctaaaacagagcgattcagagagagggggaattcagagctgcagagagctgaGAAAACGTATGCATTTTTCCAGCGTTAAAGcctgtaaacctattctagaagtaacctaaaataaaatcatgcaacctgaaaatgagcagaatatgtctcctttaaaaaagtcatccagtccacatgtgtttgtgtgtgtatgcatccGAGTCACACTCACTGACAACGGGCACAATGTGACAACGCTCTCGTCCTTTTGATGCACAACGGCAATACTCCACACGCTGTCCCCTCCATCGCAGCCAAGTGTCCCCAAAACTACGCACTGCTGATGTCTCACTATCCGTACAATGtgctgagaaaacacacacacacacacaaacatacaaacacaaataataagTACACagccagaaacacacaaaaaataattgtgaCATGTAAAAGCAGTAACAAATATAAAGGTACAAAAGCAGaaaggaacacaaacacatgaatgacagcAGTGAATTAAAAGA contains:
- the plat gene encoding tissue-type plasminogen activator isoform X1, which codes for MTRPLGLLVLLSALCCCLAENVELLRSKRGTRFYRGEPDRQPARRTLLIIHVEKSSPSFDTSSHCTDSETSAVRSFGDTWLRWRGQRVEYCRCASKGRERCHIVPVVNCYVSQCYNGGTCKEAVYTSDYICQCPPGFSGSQCEINTNEQCVVGQGEGYRGTWSISNSGAECINWNSTSLRGRRFTARKVDASSLGLGNHNFCRNPDNDNTPWCYIYRGTQIVWEFCNLPKCPKDKNQECAQASGQSYRGTKSVTKSGSRCLPWDTPVLKRKLYNAWRSDALEQGLGSHSFCRNPDGDEGPWCHTYKNMQLTWELCDIPRCPRRPSIITTLGPRAPTTNNRATCGQRLDNTLNRPAFRMFGGRESDITEQPWQAVINVYQSRLKKHFHRCGGVLIDSCWVLSAAHCFEDNAKVEKLEVILGRTFRKQNSSSEQIFKVEKYWIHEKFNNETFDNDIALLKLKTDIGICAINSPEVFPACLPERGLVLPDWTECEISGYGKNSEFSAEYSERVKRGYVRLWPRERCIPDVLSGRPVTSNMLCAGDTRGLDDACKGDSGGPLVCKNKDQMTLMGVISWGDGCGQKDKPGVYTRVPHYIDWIDGKIKASPV
- the plat gene encoding tissue-type plasminogen activator isoform X2, with amino-acid sequence MTRPLGLLVLLSALCCCLAENVELLRSKRGTRFYRAHCTDSETSAVRSFGDTWLRWRGQRVEYCRCASKGRERCHIVPVVNCYVSQCYNGGTCKEAVYTSDYICQCPPGFSGSQCEINTNEQCVVGQGEGYRGTWSISNSGAECINWNSTSLRGRRFTARKVDASSLGLGNHNFCRNPDNDNTPWCYIYRGTQIVWEFCNLPKCPKDKNQECAQASGQSYRGTKSVTKSGSRCLPWDTPVLKRKLYNAWRSDALEQGLGSHSFCRNPDGDEGPWCHTYKNMQLTWELCDIPRCPRRPSIITTLGPRAPTTNNRATCGQRLDNTLNRPAFRMFGGRESDITEQPWQAVINVYQSRLKKHFHRCGGVLIDSCWVLSAAHCFEDNAKVEKLEVILGRTFRKQNSSSEQIFKVEKYWIHEKFNNETFDNDIALLKLKTDIGICAINSPEVFPACLPERGLVLPDWTECEISGYGKNSEFSAEYSERVKRGYVRLWPRERCIPDVLSGRPVTSNMLCAGDTRGLDDACKGDSGGPLVCKNKDQMTLMGVISWGDGCGQKDKPGVYTRVPHYIDWIDGKIKASPV
- the plat gene encoding tissue-type plasminogen activator isoform X3 gives rise to the protein MTRPLGLLVLLSALCCCLAENVELLRSKRGTRFYRDCYVSQCYNGGTCKEAVYTSDYICQCPPGFSGSQCEINTNEQCVVGQGEGYRGTWSISNSGAECINWNSTSLRGRRFTARKVDASSLGLGNHNFCRNPDNDNTPWCYIYRGTQIVWEFCNLPKCPKDKNQECAQASGQSYRGTKSVTKSGSRCLPWDTPVLKRKLYNAWRSDALEQGLGSHSFCRNPDGDEGPWCHTYKNMQLTWELCDIPRCPRRPSIITTLGPRAPTTNNRATCGQRLDNTLNRPAFRMFGGRESDITEQPWQAVINVYQSRLKKHFHRCGGVLIDSCWVLSAAHCFEDNAKVEKLEVILGRTFRKQNSSSEQIFKVEKYWIHEKFNNETFDNDIALLKLKTDIGICAINSPEVFPACLPERGLVLPDWTECEISGYGKNSEFSAEYSERVKRGYVRLWPRERCIPDVLSGRPVTSNMLCAGDTRGLDDACKGDSGGPLVCKNKDQMTLMGVISWGDGCGQKDKPGVYTRVPHYIDWIDGKIKASPV